In Leptodesmis sichuanensis A121, the following are encoded in one genomic region:
- a CDS encoding IS4 family transposase: protein MDCPTGGISCRKGDGEPGLKTLWRGIGGLHHLLEGAQLAAKT, encoded by the coding sequence CTGGATTGCCCAACTGGGGGGATTTCTTGCCGCAAAGGCGATGGTGAACCCGGACTGAAAACCCTTTGGCGAGGAATTGGGGGGCTGCACCATTTGCTCGAAGGGGCGCAACTTGCTGCCAAAACCTAA
- a CDS encoding IS4 family transposase, which translates to MSAVSGRGEPLGLLHQYTWSRQERCGKRGQRRQKATCDKESQRWLDTLTAAEQGIDESVCLVHVGDREADIYDLFVQPRRSNSELLIRAEHNRKVQHELDDLIPTIDQAPVLGQQTIELERNPEQPARSATLTVRAMQVRIEVPRHHQQPKPCQPVTLNVLLVEEATPPAEGKPIRWLLLTTLPIDSFEQAWQWVVWYSFRWLIERFHFTLKSGCRIEQLQLETAERLLKALATYSIVAWRLMWLTYSARLSPDHSCETVLQRAEWKLLRRKFEPKNRSQRPPSIRQAVRWIAQLGGFLAAKAMVNPD; encoded by the coding sequence TTGTCTGCTGTCAGTGGTAGGGGAGAGCCATTGGGCTTGCTGCACCAGTACACCTGGAGTCGGCAGGAGCGCTGTGGCAAGCGGGGACAACGACGCCAAAAGGCCACCTGTGACAAGGAGAGTCAACGCTGGCTCGACACCTTAACGGCGGCAGAACAAGGGATTGATGAGTCTGTCTGTTTGGTGCATGTGGGGGACCGGGAAGCCGATATTTACGACCTGTTTGTCCAACCCAGGCGCAGCAATAGTGAATTGCTGATTCGAGCCGAGCATAACCGCAAAGTGCAGCACGAGTTGGACGACCTCATCCCAACCATTGACCAAGCTCCAGTGCTGGGGCAGCAGACGATAGAGTTGGAGCGCAACCCCGAACAACCGGCTCGGAGTGCTACCTTAACGGTGCGGGCCATGCAGGTGAGGATTGAGGTGCCCCGCCATCATCAACAGCCGAAGCCGTGTCAGCCGGTGACCTTAAATGTTCTGCTGGTTGAAGAAGCCACCCCACCGGCTGAGGGTAAGCCCATTCGCTGGCTATTGCTCACCACCCTACCCATTGATAGCTTTGAACAAGCTTGGCAATGGGTGGTCTGGTACAGCTTCAGATGGTTGATTGAGCGGTTTCATTTCACCCTCAAAAGTGGGTGTCGGATTGAACAGCTTCAACTGGAAACGGCTGAACGCTTGCTCAAGGCCCTGGCTACCTACTCCATCGTGGCTTGGCGGTTAATGTGGCTGACTTATTCGGCCAGACTGTCACCCGATCACTCCTGTGAAACGGTTTTACAGCGGGCAGAATGGAAATTATTGCGACGCAAATTTGAACCGAAAAATCGCTCCCAAAGGCCGCCATCTATCCGTCAAGCGGTGCGCTGGATTGCCCAACTGGGGGGATTTCTTGCCGCAAAGGCGATGGTGAACCCGGACTGA
- a CDS encoding transposase DNA-binding-containing protein yields MKSHPFEDFRHGQRLRETVAILAEHPGASIPQASGSASESQSIYRFWANERVKPEQILASHRPSGVARANQ; encoded by the coding sequence ATTAAAAGTCATCCCTTCGAAGATTTTCGTCATGGACAACGATTACGGGAAACGGTAGCTATCTTAGCTGAACATCCTGGAGCAAGTATCCCTCAAGCGAGTGGAAGTGCGTCTGAGAGCCAAAGTATCTATCGATTTTGGGCCAATGAGCGGGTGAAGCCGGAGCAGATTTTAGCCAGTCATCGCCCCAGTGGGGTGGCACGGGCCAATCAATAA
- the gltD gene encoding glutamate synthase small subunit produces MGKPTGFIEFLRELPSEIAPSDRIRNWDEFHLPMPEDRLRTQGARCMDCGTPFCHTGTLISGMASGCPIHNLIPEWNDLVYRGLWREALDRLHKTNNFPEFTGRVCPAPCEGSCVLGIHNPPVTIKNIEYSIAEKGWEEGWITANPPAKRTGKKVAVIGSGPAGLAAAAQLNTAGHEVTVYERADRPGGLLMYGIPNMKLDKEQVVLRRLRILEQEGVKFVCNTEVGKDLPAETLLKEFDAVVLCIGATKPRDLPIEGRELKGIHFAMEFLTANTKSLLDQQRGDDFISAEGKDVVIIGGGDTGTDCVGTSIRHGCTSLVQLEIMPKPPEKRAADNPWPEWPKIYRMDYGQEEAAAKFGDDPRVYTTTATKFEGDENGHVKAVHTVQVQWERNEKGQFIPQPIPGTEKVLPAQLVLLAMGFLGPEQPLIDALGLDRDPRSNIKADYGKYATTIPGVFAAGDCRRGQSLVVWAFNEGREAARECDRYLMGHTDLP; encoded by the coding sequence ATGGGAAAACCAACTGGCTTTATCGAATTTCTCCGCGAATTACCTTCAGAAATTGCACCCAGCGATCGCATTCGTAACTGGGATGAATTCCACCTGCCCATGCCCGAAGATCGGCTGCGGACTCAGGGTGCGCGTTGCATGGACTGTGGCACCCCCTTCTGTCATACCGGAACGTTGATTAGCGGCATGGCCAGCGGCTGCCCGATCCATAACCTGATCCCCGAATGGAATGATCTGGTCTATCGGGGACTCTGGCGCGAAGCCCTCGATCGCTTGCACAAAACCAACAACTTCCCGGAATTCACGGGGCGAGTCTGTCCTGCTCCCTGCGAAGGTTCCTGCGTCCTGGGCATCCACAATCCCCCGGTGACGATTAAGAACATTGAGTATTCGATCGCCGAAAAAGGCTGGGAAGAAGGCTGGATCACTGCCAATCCCCCGGCCAAACGCACCGGCAAGAAAGTCGCTGTGATTGGCTCCGGGCCTGCGGGGCTGGCAGCAGCAGCACAGTTGAATACGGCAGGACATGAGGTGACGGTGTATGAGCGGGCCGATCGTCCCGGTGGACTGTTGATGTACGGCATCCCCAACATGAAGTTGGATAAGGAACAGGTGGTGCTGCGCCGTCTGAGAATTCTGGAGCAGGAAGGTGTCAAGTTTGTCTGCAATACCGAAGTAGGGAAAGACCTGCCTGCCGAAACTTTGTTAAAGGAATTTGATGCCGTTGTCCTCTGCATTGGAGCCACCAAACCCCGCGACCTCCCCATTGAAGGCCGCGAACTAAAAGGGATTCACTTTGCAATGGAATTCCTCACCGCGAATACCAAGTCTTTATTGGATCAGCAGCGGGGCGATGATTTCATCTCTGCTGAAGGCAAAGATGTGGTGATCATTGGCGGTGGGGACACGGGAACCGACTGTGTGGGAACCTCCATTCGGCATGGTTGTACCAGTCTGGTGCAGTTAGAAATCATGCCCAAACCCCCGGAAAAACGGGCGGCGGACAATCCCTGGCCGGAATGGCCCAAGATTTACCGGATGGATTACGGTCAGGAAGAAGCGGCGGCTAAGTTTGGCGATGATCCGCGGGTCTACACCACCACCGCCACGAAATTTGAAGGCGATGAAAACGGTCATGTAAAAGCAGTTCACACCGTTCAGGTGCAGTGGGAACGTAACGAGAAAGGCCAATTTATTCCCCAACCCATTCCCGGTACTGAAAAAGTCCTTCCTGCCCAACTGGTACTGCTGGCAATGGGCTTCTTGGGGCCAGAACAGCCGCTGATTGATGCGCTGGGACTCGATCGCGATCCCCGCAGCAACATCAAAGCCGACTACGGGAAATATGCCACCACCATTCCCGGTGTGTTTGCCGCTGGTGATTGTCGTCGCGGTCAAAGTTTAGTCGTCTGGGCCTTTAATGAAGGTCGGGAAGCGGCGCGGGAGTGCGATCGCTACCTGATGGGACACACCGATTTACCTTAA
- the gltB gene encoding glutamate synthase large subunit — MNTNQLPAPQGLYDPQFEHDACGVGFIVHMKGQKSHDIVEQALTILVNLDHRGACGCETNTGDGAGILMQLPHKFLRKVAATEGISLPEPGQYGVGMIYTSPDPVQREKSRQMFEQIVAEEGQTILGWRDVPTDNSPLGNTAKASEPFIEQVFIQRSPDLVDDLAFERKLYVIRKRSHNAIRNPEADPWWYPCSLSCRTIVYKGMLMPVQVGQYYPDLHDPDLESALALVHSRFSTNTFPSWERAHPYRYIAHNGEINTLRGNINWMHARQSLFESDLFGDDIKKIKPVININGSDSLIFDNALELLTLAGRSLPHAMMMMIPEPWTAHESMSDEKKAFYEYHSCLMEPWDGPASIAFTDGTMMGAVLDRNGLRPSRYYVTKDDLVIMASEAGVLPVEPERVAHKGRLQPGRMFLVNMEEGRIVADEEIKTKIVTEHPYREWINQHMVELAQLREAPGSGEQGLGIRNQELGNRNGNGGVVLDPNSQSLTSNTLPPTTIQQQIAFGYTFEQLRILLTPMAKDGVEAVGSMGADTPLAVLSDRPKLLYDYFQQLFAQVTNPPIDCIREEIITSAETTIGAERNLLEPVPESCHLIELKTPILSNAELAKLKYVNEEGFKSITLPILFNPQEGVKGLERSLEQIFADADRAIAEGINIIILSDRGVDKNHAPIPALLAVSGLHHHLIREGTRTRVGLVLESGEPREVHHFAVLIGYGCGAINPYMAFETLDDMIQQGLLVDVDHQTACKNFIKAVTKGVIKVASKIGISTLQSYRGAQIFEAIGLNQSVIDKYFTWTASRIQGADLEVIAKEAILRHSHAFPDRDVNGHTLDVGGEYQWRKEGEAHLFSPETIHTLQKAVQTGNYDTYKHYAKLVNEQNQKFFTLRGLLEFKPRTPVPLEEVEPVEAITRRFKTGAMSYGSISKEAHEALAIAMNRIGGKSNTGEGGEDPERYTWTNERGDSKNSAIKQVASGRFGVTSLYLSQAKEIQIKMAQGAKPGEGGQLPGKKVYPWIAKVRHSTPGVGLISPPPHHDIYSIEDLAELIHDLKNANRNARINVKLVSEVGVGTIAAGVAKAHADVVLISGHDGGTGASPQTSIKHAGLPWELGLAETHQTLVLNNLRSRIVVETDGQMKTGRDVVIAALLGSEEFGFSTAPLVTLGCIMMRVCHLNTCPAGIATQNPQLRQNFIGDPEYTVNFMKFIAQEVRELMAQLGFRSLDEMIGRTDVLEPKQAIAHWKAKGIDLSKILYQPEVGPEVGRYCQMPQDHGLEKSLDMTVLLDLCKGAIEKGEPVKATLPIKNTNRVVGTILGNEITKRHWHGLPEDTVHLHFQGSAGQSFGAFVPKGVTLELEGDANDYLGKGLSGGKIIVYPPKASTFAAEDNIIIGNVAFYGATSGEAYISGIAGERFCVRNSGVNTVVESVGDHGCEYMTGGKVVVLGPTGRNFAAGMSGGVAYILDEAGDFATRCNTSMAGLETLEDPEEINEVYQLIQNHVTYTGSRKGRWVLDHWDELRPKFVKVMPRDYKRVLQALKNAIASGLSGDEALNAAFEENIRDVARIGGS; from the coding sequence ATGAACACTAACCAACTGCCAGCACCACAGGGTTTATACGATCCGCAGTTCGAGCACGATGCCTGCGGAGTCGGATTTATCGTGCACATGAAGGGTCAGAAATCGCACGACATCGTAGAACAGGCATTAACAATCCTGGTGAATCTGGATCACCGTGGTGCGTGCGGTTGTGAGACCAATACCGGAGACGGGGCCGGAATTTTGATGCAACTGCCCCACAAATTTTTGAGAAAAGTAGCGGCGACTGAAGGGATTTCCCTGCCGGAACCCGGCCAATACGGAGTTGGAATGATTTATACCTCGCCTGATCCGGTTCAGCGAGAGAAGAGCCGCCAGATGTTTGAACAGATTGTGGCAGAAGAAGGGCAGACCATTCTGGGATGGCGGGACGTGCCGACGGATAATTCCCCACTGGGCAATACCGCTAAGGCCAGTGAGCCGTTTATCGAACAGGTGTTTATTCAGCGCTCCCCTGATCTGGTAGATGACCTGGCCTTTGAGCGGAAGTTGTACGTGATTCGCAAGCGATCGCACAATGCCATCCGCAATCCCGAAGCCGATCCCTGGTGGTATCCCTGCAGCCTCTCCTGCCGCACGATCGTCTATAAGGGAATGCTGATGCCTGTGCAGGTGGGGCAGTATTATCCCGATTTGCACGATCCCGATCTGGAAAGCGCGTTAGCATTGGTTCACTCCCGCTTCAGTACCAACACCTTCCCCAGTTGGGAACGCGCTCATCCCTACCGCTACATTGCCCACAATGGGGAAATCAATACGCTGCGTGGCAATATCAACTGGATGCACGCCCGTCAATCTCTGTTCGAGTCCGATCTGTTTGGGGATGACATTAAAAAGATCAAACCTGTCATTAATATCAACGGCAGTGACTCGCTGATCTTCGATAACGCTCTGGAATTGCTGACCCTGGCGGGACGATCGCTCCCCCACGCGATGATGATGATGATTCCTGAACCGTGGACTGCCCACGAATCCATGAGCGATGAGAAAAAAGCCTTCTATGAGTACCACTCCTGCCTCATGGAACCCTGGGATGGTCCCGCCTCGATCGCTTTTACGGACGGCACGATGATGGGGGCAGTGCTCGATCGTAATGGTCTGCGTCCCTCCCGCTACTACGTCACCAAAGACGATCTGGTGATTATGGCCTCGGAAGCCGGAGTGCTACCCGTGGAACCGGAGCGAGTGGCGCACAAAGGTCGCCTGCAGCCAGGTCGGATGTTCCTGGTGAATATGGAAGAAGGCCGGATCGTTGCCGATGAGGAAATCAAAACCAAGATCGTCACCGAGCATCCCTACCGCGAGTGGATCAATCAGCACATGGTGGAGTTGGCCCAACTTCGGGAGGCACCGGGGAGCGGGGAGCAGGGGTTAGGAATTAGGAATCAGGAATTAGGGAATAGAAATGGAAATGGAGGGGTGGTGCTAGACCCTAATTCCCAATCCCTAACATCCAATACCCTGCCGCCCACCACCATTCAGCAACAAATTGCCTTCGGCTACACGTTCGAGCAATTGCGGATTTTGCTGACCCCAATGGCGAAGGATGGGGTAGAGGCAGTCGGTTCAATGGGAGCGGATACGCCGTTAGCGGTATTGTCCGATCGCCCCAAATTGCTCTATGACTACTTCCAGCAACTGTTTGCTCAGGTCACGAATCCACCGATCGACTGTATCCGGGAAGAAATCATTACTTCGGCGGAAACGACGATCGGGGCGGAACGGAACCTGCTGGAGCCTGTGCCGGAAAGCTGTCACCTGATTGAATTGAAAACGCCGATTCTCAGTAATGCGGAGTTGGCAAAGCTGAAATACGTTAATGAAGAGGGTTTCAAGTCCATTACCCTACCGATTCTGTTTAATCCTCAAGAAGGGGTAAAGGGACTGGAGCGATCGCTGGAACAGATTTTTGCAGACGCAGATCGGGCAATCGCCGAGGGCATCAATATCATTATTCTTAGCGATCGGGGGGTGGACAAGAACCATGCGCCCATTCCCGCCCTGCTGGCGGTTTCCGGGTTGCATCACCACCTGATTCGGGAAGGCACCCGGACTCGTGTCGGACTGGTGCTGGAATCGGGTGAACCCAGAGAAGTGCATCACTTTGCTGTGCTGATTGGCTACGGTTGCGGGGCGATCAATCCCTACATGGCCTTTGAAACCCTGGATGACATGATTCAACAGGGCTTGCTGGTGGATGTAGACCACCAAACCGCCTGCAAGAATTTCATCAAAGCGGTGACGAAGGGTGTAATTAAGGTAGCTTCCAAGATTGGCATCTCGACCTTGCAGAGCTATCGGGGTGCTCAGATTTTTGAAGCGATCGGCCTCAACCAATCCGTCATCGACAAGTACTTCACCTGGACCGCCTCCCGGATTCAGGGTGCCGATCTGGAAGTGATTGCAAAAGAGGCAATCCTGCGGCACAGTCACGCTTTCCCCGATCGGGACGTGAATGGTCATACCCTGGATGTAGGTGGCGAATATCAGTGGCGGAAGGAAGGGGAAGCACATCTGTTTAGCCCAGAGACGATTCACACCCTGCAAAAGGCGGTGCAGACAGGCAATTACGACACCTACAAGCACTACGCCAAGTTGGTGAATGAGCAAAATCAGAAGTTCTTTACCCTGCGCGGACTGCTGGAATTCAAGCCGCGTACTCCCGTTCCCTTAGAAGAAGTGGAACCTGTAGAAGCTATCACCCGCCGATTCAAAACGGGAGCGATGAGCTATGGTTCGATTTCCAAGGAAGCCCATGAAGCCCTGGCGATCGCCATGAACCGCATTGGTGGTAAATCCAATACGGGAGAAGGCGGCGAGGATCCGGAGCGCTATACCTGGACGAATGAGCGCGGCGACTCCAAAAACAGTGCCATTAAACAGGTCGCTTCTGGTCGCTTTGGTGTCACCAGTCTCTATCTCTCCCAGGCCAAAGAGATTCAAATCAAGATGGCGCAGGGAGCAAAACCCGGTGAAGGCGGCCAACTTCCCGGTAAGAAAGTGTATCCCTGGATTGCCAAAGTCCGTCACTCGACTCCTGGTGTGGGGCTGATTTCTCCCCCACCCCACCACGATATCTACTCGATCGAAGACCTGGCGGAACTGATCCACGATCTGAAGAACGCCAACCGCAACGCCCGAATCAATGTCAAATTGGTGTCTGAAGTCGGTGTCGGAACCATTGCCGCTGGGGTTGCCAAAGCCCATGCCGATGTGGTGCTGATTTCTGGTCACGACGGCGGTACAGGAGCCTCTCCTCAGACCTCCATCAAACACGCTGGGTTGCCCTGGGAACTGGGACTGGCGGAAACCCATCAAACGCTGGTGTTGAATAACCTGCGATCGCGCATCGTTGTGGAAACCGATGGCCAGATGAAGACAGGCCGGGATGTGGTGATTGCCGCCCTGCTGGGATCTGAGGAGTTTGGCTTCTCTACTGCACCGCTGGTGACTCTGGGTTGCATCATGATGCGGGTCTGCCACCTGAATACCTGCCCTGCTGGGATTGCCACCCAAAATCCTCAACTGCGTCAGAACTTCATTGGCGATCCAGAGTACACGGTCAACTTTATGAAATTCATCGCTCAGGAAGTGCGGGAACTGATGGCTCAACTTGGCTTCCGCAGCCTGGATGAAATGATTGGCCGTACCGATGTGCTGGAGCCAAAGCAGGCGATCGCGCACTGGAAAGCCAAGGGCATTGACCTGTCGAAGATTCTCTACCAGCCGGAAGTCGGCCCGGAAGTAGGACGCTATTGCCAGATGCCTCAAGATCATGGCCTGGAAAAATCCCTCGACATGACGGTGTTGCTGGATCTGTGCAAGGGGGCGATCGAGAAAGGCGAACCCGTCAAAGCCACCTTACCAATCAAAAACACCAACCGGGTCGTTGGCACTATCCTCGGTAACGAAATCACCAAACGTCACTGGCATGGTCTCCCGGAAGACACCGTGCATCTCCACTTCCAGGGCAGTGCCGGTCAGAGCTTCGGAGCCTTTGTCCCGAAAGGGGTGACGCTGGAACTGGAAGGCGATGCCAATGACTACCTGGGTAAAGGACTGAGCGGTGGCAAAATCATCGTCTATCCCCCCAAAGCCTCGACCTTTGCGGCAGAAGACAACATTATCATCGGGAATGTCGCCTTCTATGGAGCTACCAGTGGCGAAGCCTACATCTCTGGCATTGCTGGGGAGCGCTTCTGTGTTCGCAACTCTGGTGTCAATACAGTCGTGGAATCCGTTGGGGATCACGGCTGCGAATACATGACGGGCGGTAAGGTAGTCGTCCTTGGCCCTACCGGACGCAACTTTGCCGCTGGGATGAGTGGCGGAGTCGCTTACATCCTGGATGAAGCAGGCGATTTTGCCACTCGCTGCAATACCTCAATGGCCGGTCTGGAAACCCTGGAAGACCCAGAAGAAATCAACGAGGTCTACCAACTGATCCAGAACCATGTGACCTATACCGGAAGCCGCAAAGGTCGCTGGGTGCTGGATCACTGGGATGAGTTGCGACCCAAGTTCGTGAAAGTCATGCCACGGGATTACAAGCGCGTGTTGCAGGCACTCAAGAATGCGATCGCCTCTGGCCTCAGCGGAGATGAAGCCCTGAATGCGGCCTTTGAAGAAAACATCCGCGATGTCGCCCGCATCGGTGGCAGTTAA
- a CDS encoding DUF3288 family protein: protein MADSSNLKDQQHPQAKTDRQIVDMLLHAESNDYNLAELARLRIRYHGFPGARDIQADLDKVLKQWGLTEAALFEKTRKIHAIGKVYKGQGSQRDDWS, encoded by the coding sequence ATGGCTGATTCATCCAACTTAAAAGACCAACAGCATCCCCAGGCGAAGACCGATCGCCAGATCGTGGATATGCTGCTGCATGCTGAATCGAATGACTATAATCTGGCTGAACTGGCTCGCCTGCGCATCCGCTACCACGGCTTTCCCGGTGCGCGTGACATTCAAGCTGATCTGGACAAGGTATTGAAGCAATGGGGATTAACAGAAGCGGCTCTGTTTGAGAAAACCCGGAAAATTCACGCGATCGGCAAAGTTTACAAAGGCCAGGGCAGCCAGCGTGATGATTGGAGTTAA
- a CDS encoding peptidoglycan D,D-transpeptidase FtsI family protein, whose protein sequence is MRNPPYPFRSRPRRSSPSQIVPRPTWINSPKFRAIVVWGILMTATGLLAINLFYVQIVQGSVLKGIAKSHQMTYLRPFIPRRDIVDRNGSVLALDRPVYTLYAHPKLFKISKPEMAEKLSPILNRPVADLLKQFDQQETGIRVEYSVVEDSANRIMGMGLDGLELIQHQQRLYPYKEMAADIVGFVNAEHKGQAGLELSQENVLERTAQPIELKQMGDGSLMPDGIPAGFLNQDDLQLKLTIDARLQHAIQPVLQRQVKKVGAKRGAVIVMDAHSGELLALASDPTYDPNEYYKYQQERFKTWAISDLYEPGSTFKPINVAIALETKTVTPQTQIYNPSSIVVDDWPIQGGGGGSDTVTDIVINSYNVGMVHIMDKMDPEMRYAWLKRLGLGGTSGIDLPSEEPGQFKARKTFLESRIERAVTAFGQGFSLTPMQLVQLHGALANGGKLVTPHIIQGLYNSKGQLFWRPNLRPPRQIFSPDTTKAIIPMMEGVVREGTGKAAQVPGYRVAGKTGTSQKAASTGGYAKGLYVTSFVGIVPAEQPRYVVLVVIDEPAGGGYGGTVAAPVAQEVIKTLVNLENIPPSSKVEPAEAESAEAESKDEEP, encoded by the coding sequence GTGAGGAATCCGCCCTATCCGTTTCGCTCTCGGCCCCGGCGATCGTCCCCGTCCCAAATTGTGCCACGACCCACCTGGATCAATTCGCCTAAATTCAGAGCAATTGTGGTGTGGGGCATTTTAATGACTGCAACCGGGCTGCTGGCGATTAATCTGTTTTATGTCCAGATTGTTCAGGGGTCGGTCTTAAAAGGAATTGCCAAAAGTCACCAGATGACTTATCTGCGGCCCTTTATTCCGCGTCGCGATATCGTAGACCGTAATGGAAGTGTGCTGGCGCTCGATCGGCCTGTTTATACCCTCTATGCTCACCCCAAACTCTTTAAGATCTCTAAACCGGAGATGGCTGAAAAGCTGTCTCCTATCCTGAATCGGCCTGTGGCAGATCTGCTGAAACAGTTTGATCAGCAGGAAACAGGAATTCGGGTGGAATACTCGGTTGTAGAAGATAGCGCCAACCGCATTATGGGGATGGGCCTGGATGGCCTGGAGTTGATTCAGCATCAGCAGCGGCTCTATCCCTACAAGGAGATGGCGGCGGATATTGTGGGGTTTGTGAATGCCGAGCACAAAGGGCAGGCTGGGCTGGAATTAAGCCAGGAAAATGTGCTGGAGCGGACGGCTCAGCCGATCGAACTGAAGCAGATGGGAGATGGTTCCCTGATGCCGGATGGTATCCCTGCTGGATTTTTGAATCAGGATGATCTACAGCTTAAATTAACGATCGATGCTCGCCTGCAACATGCCATCCAACCCGTGTTGCAACGGCAGGTCAAGAAGGTAGGAGCCAAACGAGGCGCGGTGATTGTGATGGATGCTCACAGTGGAGAACTGTTGGCTCTAGCCTCTGATCCCACCTATGACCCGAACGAGTACTACAAATATCAGCAAGAACGGTTCAAAACCTGGGCAATTTCCGATTTGTATGAGCCAGGTTCAACGTTTAAGCCGATCAACGTGGCGATCGCCCTGGAAACCAAAACCGTGACACCCCAAACCCAGATATATAACCCTTCTTCCATTGTCGTGGACGATTGGCCAATTCAGGGCGGCGGTGGGGGCAGTGATACGGTGACTGACATCGTGATTAACTCCTACAACGTCGGTATGGTGCATATCATGGATAAGATGGATCCAGAAATGCGCTATGCCTGGTTGAAGCGGCTGGGGCTGGGAGGCACCTCTGGTATTGATCTCCCCTCCGAGGAACCGGGCCAATTCAAAGCCCGCAAAACCTTTCTGGAATCCCGTATTGAACGTGCCGTAACCGCCTTTGGTCAGGGATTTTCCCTCACGCCCATGCAATTAGTGCAACTGCATGGTGCGCTCGCCAATGGGGGTAAATTAGTCACTCCCCATATTATTCAGGGGCTTTACAACAGTAAGGGACAGCTTTTCTGGCGACCCAATTTACGCCCTCCCCGGCAAATTTTTTCCCCAGACACCACAAAGGCCATTATTCCCATGATGGAAGGAGTCGTTCGGGAAGGGACAGGTAAAGCGGCTCAGGTTCCCGGGTATCGTGTCGCGGGTAAAACTGGCACCTCCCAGAAAGCCGCCAGCACGGGTGGATATGCTAAAGGCCTTTATGTAACTAGCTTTGTCGGCATTGTGCCTGCTGAACAACCGCGCTATGTGGTTTTAGTCGTCATTGATGAACCTGCTGGAGGTGGCTACGGTGGAACGGTGGCTGCTCCTGTGGCGCAGGAGGTGATTAAAACTCTGGTTAACCTGGAAAACATTCCACCCAGTTCTAAAGTGGAACCGGCAGAAGCAGAGTCTGCAGAAGCAGAGTCTAAGGATGAGGAACCATAA
- a CDS encoding methylmalonic aciduria and homocystinuria type D protein, with protein sequence MQCSVHHPSPFIQTHSARLLPTWDRPVASVMVVLQPTECNLADRTPATEAQKQQLRQRFLQVGRAIARHLHEQGHLADLFDPKTGYPVLSQPGSLTLDDVAVVKACLGYPSSTLKECCLVLHPDWGSAVYPSVFMSSAAPEWIERVIREWDWWGGLTDSQRSGLSRSEYHHSFIGCGKFTQYRVSSIGS encoded by the coding sequence ATGCAGTGTTCGGTTCATCATCCCAGCCCTTTTATTCAAACCCATAGCGCCAGATTACTGCCGACCTGGGACAGACCTGTAGCCTCGGTGATGGTGGTGCTGCAACCAACGGAATGCAACCTGGCCGATCGCACTCCTGCTACTGAAGCCCAGAAGCAGCAGTTGCGGCAACGGTTTTTACAGGTGGGACGAGCGATCGCCCGGCATCTTCACGAACAGGGCCATCTGGCCGATCTCTTTGATCCCAAAACAGGGTATCCCGTGTTATCCCAGCCCGGTTCCTTGACGCTGGATGATGTGGCGGTGGTAAAAGCGTGTTTGGGCTATCCCAGCAGCACCCTCAAAGAATGTTGTTTGGTGCTCCATCCTGATTGGGGCAGTGCGGTCTATCCCTCGGTCTTCATGTCTTCAGCGGCTCCGGAGTGGATCGAACGGGTGATCAGAGAATGGGATTGGTGGGGAGGATTAACTGACAGCCAGCGATCGGGTTTGAGTCGATCGGAGTACCACCACTCCTTCATCGGCTGCGGCAAATTTACCCAATACAGAGTAAGTAGCATCGGCTCCTGA